A region of Allocoleopsis franciscana PCC 7113 DNA encodes the following proteins:
- a CDS encoding CHASE2 domain-containing protein, which translates to MKLKRLRQTIWQRRGVGIGAITVASLVVVLRLSGLLQSWEWAALDQFFRNRPAKLPDQRILVVGINESDLRYVGQWPVSDAVLAQLINKLKALKPRAIGLDLYRNLPVPPGTQTLESVFKSTPNLIGIEKKVEDSIGNATAPPPVLKELGQVGANDVVPDADGRIRRGMLFLTPQSEPALPSLGLRLALIYLERQGITPTADVNGFMKLGKTVLVPFEKNDGGYVRADAGGYQILLNFKGNAPFDQVSMTEVLLDQVPPSLVRDRIVLIGSVAPSLKDLFYTPYSNDLLPSPKQSPGVEIQAHLTSVVLSAALEGRPVLRTWSESVEVLWIFLWSSAGTALTWAVRFQGYKNYSLLRTVMGLVIVAIALIIIAYLLFLNHWWIPVVPPLIALFGSATVLVGYIAQLERQDRRTVMNLFGRHVSPAIARTIWHNRRQLLKKGRLLGRQMTATVLFADLKGFTSIAEQTDPETLMSWLNEYMSAMVGVIHAHGGTVDKFIGDAIMAVFGVPIPHTALEDIAKDAIAAVHCAKVMASTLQALNQKWQLQGRPTAGMRVGIATGLVVTGSLGSSQRLDYTTIGDSVNVASRLESYDKSLNGGICRILINKETYLHIQGQFPTKFIGEEQLKGRKQPTEIYQVLLSKSNKN; encoded by the coding sequence ATGAAATTGAAGCGACTGAGACAGACAATTTGGCAACGGCGTGGAGTTGGGATTGGAGCGATTACGGTCGCTAGCCTTGTGGTTGTCCTACGCCTTTCAGGTCTGTTGCAGTCATGGGAGTGGGCGGCACTTGATCAATTCTTTCGCAATCGTCCGGCAAAGCTACCTGATCAGCGCATTTTGGTTGTTGGGATTAATGAGTCAGACCTTCGTTATGTGGGACAGTGGCCTGTCAGTGATGCTGTTCTAGCTCAACTGATCAACAAACTGAAAGCCTTAAAGCCAAGAGCGATTGGTTTAGACCTGTATCGAAATTTGCCAGTGCCACCCGGTACCCAAACCTTGGAAAGCGTGTTTAAATCTACACCGAATCTGATTGGTATTGAAAAAAAAGTTGAGGATAGCATCGGCAATGCCACCGCACCACCACCCGTGTTAAAAGAGTTGGGTCAGGTGGGTGCCAATGATGTCGTGCCTGATGCAGATGGCAGAATTCGTCGTGGCATGTTGTTTCTCACGCCTCAATCCGAACCCGCTTTACCTAGCTTGGGGCTAAGATTGGCGTTGATTTATCTAGAGCGTCAAGGCATTACCCCAACAGCGGATGTAAACGGTTTTATGAAGTTAGGGAAGACTGTCTTGGTTCCCTTTGAAAAGAATGATGGCGGCTATGTTCGGGCAGATGCCGGTGGGTATCAAATCTTGTTGAATTTTAAAGGAAATGCCCCTTTTGATCAGGTTTCGATGACTGAGGTTTTGCTCGACCAAGTCCCGCCCTCGTTGGTGCGCGATCGCATTGTCTTAATTGGGTCGGTTGCACCGAGCTTGAAAGATTTATTTTATACCCCCTATAGCAACGATCTGCTCCCGTCGCCCAAGCAAAGTCCTGGTGTCGAGATTCAAGCCCATCTTACCTCCGTCGTCTTAAGTGCTGCTTTAGAAGGGCGTCCCGTGCTTCGGACGTGGTCAGAATCGGTAGAAGTTTTGTGGATTTTCCTCTGGTCGAGTGCGGGTACGGCTTTAACATGGGCTGTGCGTTTTCAAGGTTATAAAAATTACTCTCTGTTACGCACAGTGATGGGTTTAGTGATTGTGGCGATCGCACTAATTATTATCGCGTATCTGCTGTTTTTGAACCACTGGTGGATTCCAGTGGTGCCACCTCTGATCGCTTTATTTGGGTCTGCCACTGTCTTGGTTGGTTATATTGCTCAATTAGAGCGGCAAGATAGACGAACTGTGATGAATCTATTTGGGCGTCACGTCAGTCCAGCTATTGCCAGAACCATCTGGCACAATCGCCGTCAGCTTCTAAAAAAAGGACGCTTGTTGGGGCGTCAGATGACAGCAACGGTACTCTTTGCAGACTTAAAAGGTTTTACTTCTATTGCAGAGCAAACTGATCCAGAGACACTCATGTCTTGGCTCAACGAATATATGAGTGCAATGGTCGGGGTGATTCACGCCCATGGAGGCACTGTGGATAAGTTTATTGGGGATGCAATCATGGCTGTTTTCGGCGTCCCCATTCCACACACGGCACTAGAAGACATTGCCAAAGATGCGATCGCCGCTGTGCATTGCGCCAAAGTTATGGCATCCACCCTTCAGGCGCTCAATCAAAAATGGCAACTTCAAGGACGCCCCACGGCTGGAATGCGAGTCGGGATTGCCACCGGTCTTGTGGTCACCGGCAGTCTTGGTAGTTCCCAAAGACTCGATTACACAACAATTGGGGACAGTGTGAATGTGGCATCGCGGTTAGAAAGTTATGATAAATCTCTCAACGGCGGGATTTGTCGCATTTTGATTAATAAAGAAACTTATTTGCATATACAGGGACAGTTCCCCACAAAGTTTATTGGGGAGGAACAACTCAAAGGACGTAAGCAGCCCACTGAAATTTATCAAGTTTTACTATCTAAATCTAATAAAAATTAA
- a CDS encoding DUF928 domain-containing protein has protein sequence MVNTRLMMSVVTATASLFLMPVIRWVDGSPLQKLSSPALASFAEQPAYKFNYVPPYRGTPRRTQGAGTRGGDESGEVTLKLLVPDDHTGQTLSGHPTFFWYVSEIPEEPVEFALVESGVAQPIFVQQLQLEKAGIIRLKMPKNLPALVPGKEYRWSVSLVSNANRRSSDTVAQSWIKRVAETPALKQQLATAKSDRDRASIYAEAGLWYDAINILLKAQSTNSTDRSIHEAFLSLLDRAGLTEVAEQE, from the coding sequence ATGGTGAATACTCGACTAATGATGAGTGTGGTTACGGCTACCGCATCTCTATTCCTCATGCCTGTGATCCGTTGGGTGGATGGTTCTCCACTTCAAAAATTATCCAGCCCTGCTTTAGCCAGCTTTGCGGAACAACCAGCCTATAAATTTAACTATGTGCCTCCCTATCGCGGCACACCCAGACGCACCCAAGGAGCGGGTACACGAGGCGGTGATGAGTCTGGAGAGGTGACACTGAAACTATTAGTTCCGGACGATCACACAGGACAAACGTTATCGGGTCATCCTACCTTTTTCTGGTATGTCTCAGAAATACCAGAGGAACCCGTAGAATTTGCCTTAGTAGAATCGGGCGTTGCCCAGCCAATTTTTGTGCAGCAACTACAACTCGAAAAAGCGGGTATTATTCGCTTGAAAATGCCAAAAAATCTGCCCGCATTGGTTCCAGGGAAAGAATACCGTTGGTCTGTGAGCTTAGTCAGCAATGCTAATCGGCGCTCCTCAGACACCGTTGCCCAAAGCTGGATTAAGCGCGTAGCAGAAACACCAGCACTCAAGCAACAGCTAGCCACGGCAAAAAGCGATCGCGATCGTGCTTCAATTTATGCCGAAGCTGGACTCTGGTACGACGCTATAAATATCCTTTTAAAGGCTCAATCTACCAACTCCACTGATCGATCGATACATGAAGCTTTTCTCTCTTTACTTGATCGGGCTGGATTAACGGAAGTAGCGGAACAAGAGTGA
- a CDS encoding DEAD/DEAH box helicase: MTFRNLGLSTDLLRAVADSGYTEPTPIQQQAIPAVLQGKDVFASAQTGTGKTAGFTLPLLQLLNTTNPNKVHRTPRALILTPTRELADQVNDSVKTYGKYLSLRSAVVYGGVGIKAQIQTLRRGVDILVATPGRLLDHVGQKTVDLSQVEILVLDECDRMLDMGFIRDIRKILAILPSSRQTLMFSATFSKPIQQLANTLLKSPTQIEVAPRNTAAQQVEQVVHPVDRDRKRELLSYMIGFHNWKQVLVFTRTKHGANRLAEQLAKDGLKSTAIHGNKSQAARTRALQDFKQGKVRVLVATDVASRGLDIDQLPHVVNYELPNVPEDYVHRIGRTGRAGNEGRAVSLVCGDEYPFLKDIERLLNQTLAKEVIPGYEPTSKSQPGADQPTKPQRSNQRRSNRAKSQTPSKPTRTQKPIKSGTPARKRRPTASSV; this comes from the coding sequence ATGACATTTCGTAACCTCGGTCTTTCGACCGACTTGCTTCGTGCTGTTGCTGACTCTGGCTACACGGAGCCAACCCCGATTCAGCAGCAGGCCATTCCCGCCGTCCTGCAAGGAAAAGACGTTTTCGCCAGTGCCCAAACTGGAACAGGTAAGACAGCAGGCTTTACCCTGCCTCTACTGCAACTCCTGAACACCACCAACCCCAACAAGGTACATCGCACGCCTCGCGCCCTCATCCTCACCCCCACTCGTGAACTGGCAGATCAGGTTAACGATAGCGTCAAAACCTATGGCAAATACCTGTCCCTGCGCTCGGCAGTCGTTTATGGTGGCGTCGGAATTAAAGCACAAATTCAAACACTGCGCCGGGGAGTTGATATTCTAGTCGCCACGCCGGGACGGTTACTCGACCACGTTGGGCAAAAGACTGTCGATCTCTCTCAAGTGGAGATACTGGTGCTGGATGAATGCGATCGCATGTTAGACATGGGCTTCATCCGCGACATCCGCAAAATATTGGCAATTCTCCCCTCATCCCGGCAAACGCTGATGTTCTCTGCCACATTCTCTAAACCGATTCAGCAGCTTGCCAACACCCTGCTCAAGTCTCCCACTCAGATCGAAGTGGCTCCCCGTAATACTGCCGCACAGCAAGTGGAACAGGTGGTTCATCCTGTCGATCGCGATCGCAAGCGAGAACTGCTTTCTTATATGATCGGCTTCCATAACTGGAAACAGGTGCTAGTCTTCACCCGCACAAAACACGGAGCCAACCGTCTTGCCGAGCAGCTTGCTAAAGATGGGCTGAAAAGCACTGCCATTCATGGCAACAAAAGTCAAGCCGCCCGCACCCGCGCCCTGCAAGACTTTAAGCAAGGGAAAGTGCGGGTATTAGTCGCCACCGACGTAGCCTCACGGGGTCTAGATATCGATCAGCTCCCTCACGTAGTTAACTATGAACTGCCCAATGTCCCAGAAGACTACGTGCATCGCATTGGTCGCACAGGTCGCGCTGGAAACGAAGGGCGAGCCGTTTCCCTGGTCTGTGGCGATGAATATCCATTCTTAAAGGATATCGAACGGTTGCTCAATCAAACCCTTGCCAAGGAAGTGATTCCAGGATACGAGCCAACCTCAAAATCCCAGCCTGGGGCAGACCAGCCGACGAAGCCTCAGCGATCGAATCAACGTCGCAGTAATCGTGCAAAGTCCCAGACACCATCCAAACCCACCCGCACCCAAAAGCCCATAAAATCAGGGACTCCGGCTCGGAAACGACGACCCACTGCCTCATCGGTTTGA
- a CDS encoding helix-turn-helix transcriptional regulator: MASVGEKLKQRRKLLNLTQQQIADELGVTVTTVKNWEAGRYIPKLYLPQTKALCDLLKLSLDELVD, translated from the coding sequence ATGGCTAGTGTGGGGGAAAAGCTCAAACAACGGCGCAAATTGCTCAATTTGACGCAGCAGCAAATCGCTGATGAATTGGGTGTGACTGTAACTACTGTGAAAAATTGGGAAGCTGGTAGATATATTCCAAAGCTCTATTTACCACAGACTAAAGCGTTGTGTGACCTCCTGAAGCTTTCCTTAGATGAGCTGGTAGATTAA
- a CDS encoding HNH endonuclease signature motif containing protein — protein MGNRKPIPPQVEINILLASARRCALCFGFEGDFTRKKGQIAHIDQDSSNPDEANLVYLCFEHHDEYDSSTSQSKGITQSELREYKKSLLAAISRGEHTRSDEPVQGIGTVQEFKNDNSGVQVNSGNTAIGHQTVYNQQASEFFDEVKNGVRTTYRRDPVTGALIVVSMSLA, from the coding sequence ATGGGAAATAGGAAGCCGATTCCGCCACAAGTGGAAATAAATATACTCCTTGCATCTGCACGGAGATGTGCATTATGTTTTGGTTTTGAAGGGGATTTCACTCGCAAGAAGGGGCAGATTGCCCATATCGATCAGGATTCATCGAATCCCGATGAGGCTAACCTAGTGTATCTGTGCTTTGAGCATCATGACGAATATGACAGTAGTACAAGCCAAAGTAAAGGCATTACTCAATCAGAGCTACGGGAGTATAAGAAATCACTATTAGCTGCGATTTCTAGGGGTGAACACACACGTTCCGATGAACCTGTTCAGGGTATTGGTACTGTTCAAGAATTCAAAAATGATAATTCTGGAGTACAGGTAAACAGTGGTAATACAGCCATCGGTCATCAAACTGTATACAATCAGCAAGCATCAGAGTTTTTCGATGAAGTAAAGAATGGTGTACGAACCACTTATCGAAGAGATCCTGTAACTGGAGCGCTTATAGTTGTTAGTATGTCGCTTGCATAA
- a CDS encoding BrnT family toxin has protein sequence MNFEWDENKAARNLSKHRVSFEEAKTVFDDPLYVDFYDPDHSKDEERYLIVGESNRGRLLIVSYTERGDVIRLISAREVTRSEREVYEEG, from the coding sequence ATGAATTTTGAATGGGACGAAAACAAGGCGGCAAGGAATCTGTCAAAGCACAGAGTTTCGTTCGAGGAAGCCAAAACCGTTTTCGATGATCCACTCTATGTTGACTTCTACGATCCAGACCACTCTAAGGATGAGGAGCGTTACCTTATTGTTGGAGAGTCAAACCGGGGACGTTTACTGATTGTGTCCTATACAGAAAGAGGAGATGTTATTCGCCTGATTAGCGCAAGAGAAGTAACACGATCCGAACGAGAAGTTTATGAAGAGGGTTAA
- a CDS encoding thiol-disulfide oxidoreductase DCC family protein, whose protein sequence is MPSSNTQLHESVEVATVPEQPSWQIKLLYDGECPLCVREVNFLRKRDAGRRKVAFVDIAEDDYTPSSHGGVDFETAMGRIHAVLPDGTVIKNVEVFRRVYEILGMGWIYAATKLPVIGWIVDTLYEIWADWRLALTGRPDLATIMSDRQKRIECNTTGRCRLNDDDD, encoded by the coding sequence ATGCCCTCATCAAATACCCAACTCCACGAATCCGTTGAAGTCGCCACTGTGCCTGAACAGCCGTCCTGGCAAATCAAATTGCTGTACGACGGTGAATGTCCGTTGTGCGTGCGAGAAGTCAACTTCTTGAGAAAACGCGATGCAGGCCGAAGAAAAGTGGCGTTTGTGGACATTGCCGAGGATGACTACACTCCCTCTTCGCATGGCGGGGTAGACTTTGAGACAGCAATGGGGCGAATTCACGCGGTACTCCCCGACGGCACTGTGATCAAAAATGTCGAGGTTTTTCGTCGAGTCTACGAAATCCTGGGGATGGGGTGGATTTATGCTGCCACCAAGCTACCTGTGATTGGTTGGATTGTGGATACCCTATACGAAATCTGGGCGGACTGGCGACTGGCTCTCACGGGACGACCAGACTTAGCTACTATTATGAGCGATCGCCAGAAGCGGATTGAGTGTAACACCACCGGGCGTTGCCGATTGAATGACGATGATGATTAA
- a CDS encoding ShlB/FhaC/HecB family hemolysin secretion/activation protein, producing MHLRQILLGTGLLYFSCHCVTLAQQAPESEENQQTPTPSIVLQLAQTNPNLPPGILEPTRPGLPPLPSTSPDTPTPPSPLTPPPEIPLTPPTELGVKVKVKRVEVLGSTVFSPQELEAAVASFIGKEATFEDLLAIRAAITQLYTNQGYTTSGAFLPAQDLTDGVVKIQVVEGAIEKIEIEGLTRLRSAYVRSRINLATLAPVNLPRLEEALQLLQLNPLIKTVQAELAAGTAPGLSVLTLNVKEAQPYTAAFTVENRDSPSVGEIRGTAEIAHNNLLGFGDRFTFDYGVSPGINTYNLGYEFPVNPRDGTVNISYGSSSSRIVEQPFADLDINADSYNVSLGFRQPIVRTPKSEFTVGVSLDLRQSQTYLFENVPYSFSPGPENGKSKLTVLRLNQDWINRSTTRVLAARSQLSLGLNALGATSNETGVDGQFASWLGQFQWVEALGGNTIFLARAAAQFSLDSLLPIEQFSMGGVETVRGYRQNQRVADNGIVGSLELHYPIIRQPDGMGTLLLTPFFDVGTVWNNQGEIPSSSTLASIGLGLRWQRNPHFSARLDWGIPLISVTEDGNSLQDNGISFSIRFQPF from the coding sequence ATGCATTTGAGACAAATTCTGCTCGGTACGGGTTTGTTATACTTCAGTTGCCATTGTGTGACCTTAGCACAACAGGCTCCTGAGTCGGAAGAAAATCAACAGACGCCAACCCCCTCAATCGTTTTACAGTTAGCACAAACCAATCCTAATCTGCCACCTGGAATTCTCGAACCGACTCGTCCAGGATTACCCCCTTTACCCTCCACCTCTCCCGACACGCCTACGCCACCCTCTCCACTCACACCCCCACCGGAGATACCCCTGACACCACCCACCGAATTGGGGGTGAAGGTGAAGGTGAAACGAGTAGAAGTTTTAGGCAGTACAGTCTTTTCACCCCAAGAATTAGAAGCTGCCGTGGCGTCTTTTATCGGAAAAGAAGCCACGTTTGAAGATTTGTTGGCGATTCGGGCTGCTATTACTCAGTTATATACCAATCAGGGTTACACCACTTCGGGTGCATTTTTGCCCGCCCAAGATTTAACCGATGGTGTGGTGAAGATTCAGGTGGTAGAAGGTGCGATTGAAAAGATTGAGATTGAGGGATTGACACGTTTGAGAAGCGCTTATGTGCGATCGCGCATTAACCTCGCAACTCTTGCCCCCGTTAATCTTCCCCGTCTGGAAGAAGCCTTACAACTCTTGCAACTTAATCCTTTAATCAAGACAGTACAAGCTGAACTTGCCGCAGGTACCGCCCCCGGTTTGAGTGTATTAACGCTCAATGTAAAAGAAGCACAACCCTATACCGCCGCATTCACCGTCGAAAATCGGGATTCCCCCAGTGTGGGTGAGATTCGGGGAACAGCCGAAATTGCCCATAACAACTTGCTGGGTTTTGGCGATCGCTTTACTTTCGATTATGGAGTCAGTCCAGGGATCAATACTTATAACTTGGGCTATGAATTTCCCGTCAATCCTCGTGATGGCACGGTGAATATTAGCTATGGCAGTAGTAGCAGCCGGATTGTGGAACAACCCTTTGCAGATTTAGATATTAACGCGGATTCTTACAACGTTTCACTGGGTTTTCGTCAGCCTATTGTTCGCACTCCCAAGAGTGAATTTACCGTTGGTGTCTCTTTGGATTTGCGTCAAAGTCAGACTTATTTATTTGAAAATGTACCCTATTCTTTTTCTCCAGGGCCAGAAAATGGTAAGTCTAAGTTGACGGTTCTGCGGTTGAATCAGGACTGGATTAATCGCTCGACAACGAGAGTTTTAGCGGCGCGATCGCAGTTGAGTTTGGGATTGAATGCTTTGGGAGCTACGTCTAATGAAACTGGCGTTGATGGGCAGTTTGCGAGTTGGTTGGGACAGTTTCAATGGGTTGAGGCTTTAGGTGGAAATACCATCTTCTTGGCTCGCGCCGCCGCTCAATTTTCCTTAGATTCTCTCTTACCCATTGAACAGTTTAGTATGGGGGGAGTCGAGACGGTGCGGGGCTATCGGCAAAATCAAAGAGTAGCGGATAATGGGATTGTGGGTTCTCTGGAATTGCACTATCCGATTATTCGCCAACCGGATGGTATGGGAACCTTGCTGTTGACTCCTTTTTTTGATGTGGGTACGGTTTGGAATAATCAGGGCGAAATCCCCAGTTCCAGTACTTTAGCTAGCATTGGTTTAGGATTACGTTGGCAACGTAATCCTCATTTTTCTGCTCGTTTGGATTGGGGAATTCCTCTGATTTCGGTTACTGAAGATGGTAATTCTCTGCAAGATAATGGGATTTCGTTTTCAATTCGTTTTCAGCCTTTTTAA
- a CDS encoding CHAT domain-containing protein — protein MGAIGQAQSSAPVEQPSLPSPPASGSQQPYSQAIQQGIERYQGGQYAEAIALWQQALTQISAAPERAIIYSNLAIAYRQIGQLDRAIAHWEQAIQIYRAQKDEAARSAQARLFTEQGQAYSDLGQHKRAITLLQSAVKITQNTPNRLTEAAAQGALGSAYWALGDYDQALAAHQTSLKIARELNYPPYITTALNNLGNVYASRGDRYTYQAELAQLEGNNREFSRLSQAATQDRTQGKTYFEQSWQAAQGVSGLEEARALMNWNRLLVRSQRSGASGNAQTQITQHDGNLILKNFNRASELLQTAPDSRDKAYALINLAEQISKVEGSNLQPATLLEQALTVARKIGDARAESFALGSFAELHEAAGDLNRALALNRKAQFAAQQINAPDSLYRWQWHVGRMLKALGETEQAIAAYEQAIATLQSIRGDIVGANKDLQLDFREQVEPVYRELMTLLLESPPSAKVKSVIPTPKSLLPNPYIQVSLKTTKSNRAKSSVEQVVDILELLKLAELQNFFGDECVQVALAESEGEAALTDTNTVVVYSVILDKQTHLILRSPDGSLTHYPIAMGRQAIEQKIDQLRYFLELRATEDYLSQAQKIYDWLIRPLEANLTTFKPNTVVFINDGVLRKVPMAALHDGKEFLIQKYPIATTPSLSLTTRQPVHNNNLSALSLGLTVERSPFASLSNVRAEVEAVNQILGGTKLIDEGFTLPNLQTQLQKKSYPIVHIATHGKFGVDAESTFLVGFDQRLSIETLDNLLRSRRSREAVELLTLSACQTAAGDNRSALGIAGVAVRAGVESALATLWYINDEATVPLIKEFYSQLRQPNVTKAEALRRAQVKMIADANYNHPAVWSPFVLIGNWL, from the coding sequence GTGGGAGCAATAGGACAAGCTCAGTCTTCGGCTCCTGTAGAGCAGCCATCTCTCCCCTCTCCTCCTGCGAGTGGGAGTCAACAACCCTATTCCCAAGCGATACAGCAGGGGATTGAACGCTATCAAGGGGGGCAATATGCTGAAGCGATCGCACTCTGGCAACAAGCCTTAACCCAAATTTCCGCCGCCCCAGAGAGAGCGATCATTTACAGTAATTTAGCGATCGCCTATCGACAAATCGGTCAATTGGATCGAGCAATCGCTCATTGGGAACAAGCCATCCAAATTTATCGCGCCCAAAAAGATGAGGCGGCACGCTCAGCACAGGCGAGATTGTTCACCGAGCAAGGACAGGCTTACAGCGATTTGGGACAACACAAACGAGCGATTACCCTATTGCAATCAGCGGTTAAAATTACTCAAAACACTCCCAATCGACTCACAGAAGCGGCAGCTCAAGGAGCCTTAGGCAGTGCCTACTGGGCATTAGGGGACTATGATCAAGCATTGGCAGCGCACCAAACCAGTTTAAAAATTGCCCGTGAATTGAATTATCCCCCTTACATCACAACCGCGTTGAATAACCTGGGCAATGTCTACGCGAGCCGGGGCGATCGCTATACTTATCAGGCTGAGTTAGCTCAATTAGAGGGCAATAATCGAGAATTTTCGCGCCTATCCCAAGCCGCAACACAAGATCGAACCCAGGGCAAAACTTACTTTGAGCAAAGTTGGCAAGCAGCTCAAGGGGTTTCAGGGTTAGAGGAAGCAAGAGCCTTGATGAATTGGAATCGTTTGCTGGTTCGGAGTCAGCGTTCGGGAGCCAGTGGGAACGCCCAGACACAAATTACCCAGCATGACGGAAATTTAATCCTAAAAAATTTTAACCGAGCCAGCGAGTTACTGCAAACCGCACCGGATTCGCGAGACAAAGCCTATGCGTTAATTAATCTGGCAGAACAAATTTCAAAGGTTGAGGGTTCAAATCTACAACCTGCAACTCTTTTAGAACAAGCGCTGACGGTGGCGAGAAAGATTGGGGATGCTAGAGCGGAATCCTTTGCTTTAGGAAGCTTCGCCGAGTTACACGAGGCGGCAGGAGACTTGAATCGTGCCCTGGCATTGAATCGCAAAGCGCAGTTTGCGGCTCAGCAAATCAATGCACCGGATAGCTTGTATCGCTGGCAGTGGCATGTGGGGCGAATGCTCAAAGCGTTGGGTGAAACCGAACAAGCGATCGCCGCTTATGAACAAGCGATCGCAACGTTGCAAAGCATTCGAGGGGATATTGTTGGCGCGAACAAAGATTTGCAACTCGATTTCCGCGAACAGGTGGAGCCAGTCTATCGGGAATTGATGACATTATTACTGGAATCTCCCCCATCCGCGAAGGTGAAAAGTGTTATCCCCACGCCAAAATCTTTGCTCCCCAATCCGTATATTCAGGTAAGTTTGAAAACGACAAAATCCAATCGTGCCAAGTCTTCTGTAGAGCAAGTTGTGGATATTTTGGAATTACTCAAACTGGCTGAATTGCAAAACTTCTTTGGGGATGAGTGTGTGCAGGTAGCCTTGGCTGAGAGTGAGGGTGAGGCAGCGTTGACGGATACCAATACCGTTGTGGTTTACTCGGTGATTTTGGACAAGCAGACGCACCTAATTTTGCGATCGCCGGATGGTTCACTTACCCATTATCCCATTGCAATGGGACGGCAGGCAATTGAGCAAAAAATTGACCAATTGCGCTATTTCTTGGAATTACGGGCAACGGAAGATTATCTATCCCAAGCGCAGAAAATATACGATTGGCTGATTCGTCCCTTAGAAGCAAACTTAACGACGTTCAAGCCCAATACTGTGGTTTTTATTAACGATGGAGTGCTGCGGAAAGTCCCGATGGCAGCATTACATGATGGCAAGGAATTTTTAATTCAGAAGTATCCCATTGCCACAACACCGAGTCTGAGCCTAACGACTCGCCAACCTGTACACAATAACAATTTATCAGCTCTCAGTTTAGGATTAACCGTGGAGCGATCGCCCTTTGCTTCCCTCTCCAATGTCAGGGCGGAGGTAGAAGCGGTAAACCAGATTTTAGGCGGCACGAAACTCATTGATGAAGGGTTTACCCTGCCCAACTTGCAAACCCAATTGCAGAAAAAAAGTTACCCCATTGTACATATCGCCACTCACGGTAAGTTTGGTGTGGATGCGGAGAGTACATTTTTGGTAGGATTTGACCAGCGGCTGAGTATTGAAACCCTGGATAACTTGTTGCGTTCTCGTCGCAGTCGAGAGGCGGTAGAATTGCTGACACTGAGTGCTTGTCAAACCGCTGCTGGGGATAACCGTTCAGCCTTGGGAATTGCGGGGGTTGCGGTTCGTGCTGGGGTTGAGAGTGCCCTAGCAACGCTGTGGTATATCAACGACGAAGCCACAGTGCCCCTGATTAAGGAATTTTATAGCCAATTGCGTCAACCGAATGTGACCAAGGCGGAAGCGTTGAGACGGGCACAGGTGAAGATGATTGCGGATGCAAATTACAATCATCCTGCGGTTTGGTCGCCGTTTGTTCTGATTGGGAATTGGTTGTAG
- a CDS encoding Nif11-like leader peptide family natural product precursor: protein MSLESLQQFYQRVLEDPALQERVRRATSQESLVRLMVRLGQENGYDFTVEEVRQRMEEEWIKYEIRYPIENLLNLPVL, encoded by the coding sequence ATGTCTCTAGAAAGCTTGCAACAATTTTACCAACGAGTACTTGAAGACCCAGCGCTGCAAGAGCGAGTGCGACGGGCGACTAGTCAGGAAAGCCTGGTCAGGCTAATGGTTCGGTTGGGACAAGAAAACGGCTACGATTTCACTGTTGAGGAGGTGAGGCAACGCATGGAGGAAGAATGGATAAAGTACGAAATACGCTACCCAATAGAAAACTTACTTAACCTTCCCGTACTTTAA